From the Vibrio tubiashii ATCC 19109 genome, the window CCGCCATCGCGACGAGATTATCTTTCAGCTCCGTGACACTCGAACGTTGACCCGTTTTCATGTTGACCGCTTGAGTCGGCTTTAACACCATAGCCGCTTCATTTTGTAACGCTTGACCACCATTGGTAATGATAAAATCTACCTCAGTTAACCTCTTAGTAGACTCGCGTAACGGGCCCAACGGAATCAGGGACTCACTACCAAAACGTCTCACGCCATCAACCACGACAATCTCTATATCACGCTGTAGTGCATAATGTTGAAGACCATCATCGGTAATAACGATATCAACACCTAGCGGTAGCAAAGCCTTTACAGCTTCACTTCTAACTGGTGAAACGGCTACTGGCGCGCTTGTGCGTTTAAAGATGAGCTTAGGCTCATCGCCACAGTGCTTAGTTGACGTTTCATTGTCCACTAAGAGCGGATAATGCGGCGCTTTCGCCCCATAACCACGTGACACCACCCCAGGCTTATAACCAAGTGCTTGGAGTTGCTCAACCAACCAAATGACTACTGGCGTCTTACCATTACCACCAGCGGTAATGTTCCCCACCACGATGACAGGCACGGAAGCACGATAGCTTACGCTTTTACCTGTTTGATACTTGTTACGGCGAGAACGACTGATCAATCCAAACAGAACACTGAGTGGCCACAATAGCGGCCACAATAAATATTTTAGTGGATGATTCTCAAACCAGATCTTTTCAATCAAAGCTAGGCACCGAATTGAATTCGATGAAGCTGAGCGTAAGCGCCATCTTTCTCAATCAACTCACTGTGATTACCACGTTCGACAATCTCACCTTCATCCACAACCAAAATTTCATCGGCATTTTCAATTGTAGAAAGACGGTGTGCAATGACCAATACTGTTTTGTTCTTTTGCAGTTCGTCCAGCGCCGACTGAATTGCCTTTTCCGACTCGGTATCAAGTGCGGATGTCGCCTCATCGAGAATCAGTACAGGTGCATCACGTAATAGTGCGCGTGCAATTGCGATACGCTGACGCTGACCACCAGACAGACTTGCGCCGTTTTCACCAATAACCGTATCTAAGCCATCATCCATCTTCTCAATGAAGTCCATGGCATAAGCTAAACGCGCAGCTTCTTCGATTTGCTCACGACTGTATTGCTCAGTTGCAGCATAAGCAATATTGTTGGCGATTGTGTCGTTAAATAAGTGAACGTTTTGCGATACTAAAGCGAAATGTGAACGTAAATTACTTAAGGTGTAATCACGGATGTCATGCTCATCAAGACATATATTGCCTGCATCTACATCGTAGAAACGGGTAAATAGGTTAGCAATGGTGCTCTTACCCGAACCGGAACGACCCACAAGCGCAATGGTTTTGCCTTTCGGAATTTTAAAGCTGACATTATTCAGTGCTGGCTTTTCTTTACCTTCATAGGTAAAGGTCACTTCTTTCACTTCAATATCACCACGTACTTTCTCAGTTTGGTACTTACCGTTGTCTTGCTCGGTTTCTAGATCCATCAAAGCAAACAAAGTTTGGCTTGCTGCCATGCCACGTTGGAAATCAGAGGTAACATTGGTCAACGCTTTAAGCGGTCGCATTAGAGCAAACATGGCAGAAAACACGACAGTAAAAGTACCTGGTGTAAGTTCCGAACGGATTGAATCGACACTCGCTAAGAACAAAACCACAACCAAGGCGATAGATGCGATCACTTGAATCACCGGGTTAGCAATAGCTTGAGCCGCCACCATTTTCATCGATTGCTGACGCATCTGATTGCTCACTGAATCAAAACGCTCGCTTTCGACATGTTGTCCACCGTAGCTCAAAACCACTTTATGGCCTTTTAGCATCTGCTCTGCAGACGAGGTGACATGCCCCATAGTTTCCTGCATGTTTTTGGAGATTTTACGGAAGCGTTTCGAAACAAAACCGATTCCCCATGCCACGATCGGAGCAACAACAATCAATACCAGTGATAGCTGCCAACTGTTCCAGAACATAAGGATAAGCAAGCCAATAATACTGGCACCTTCACGTACAATACTCACCAATGCTCGACTCGTTGCCCCCGCAACTTGTTCAGAGTCATAGGTAATGCGAGATAGCAGACCACCAGCGGATTCTTTATCAAAGTAAGAAACTGGCATATGCATGAATTGGTTAAAGATAGAGCGTCTCATCTCCATAACCACGTTGCCGGAAACCCAGCTTAAACAGTATGTTGAAACGAACCCACTCAGGCCTCGCACCACCATCATACCGAAAATAATAAAAGGGAGAATTCTTAGGAAGTTAGATTCTGCATCGCCAAAACCTTCATCAAGCAAGGGTTTGACCAACGACATCATGTAAGTGTCAGCAGCAGCATTAATAATGAGAGCAACAACAGCTACAGCAAGGCCCGCTTTGTACTGTCGAATATAAATCCACAGGCGTTGAAAGGTTTGCCACGTGGTTTCGTCTTGATTCAGAGACATAGAGTTGCTTATTTTTCTTTTACAATATTGCGGCTATTCTACTCCGTTACGTAGCATCTGCCTATACCAAGTCTTACCTTTGCGCGTCCTTAGCGCACTAACCTGATAACTTTGCGGATAAACATCGAACAACACTTGACCAGAATGCCCGGTATCCAACCATTTCGCACCTGCTTTTTCGTATCTCTTAACCACCTTTTCATCAGGCAACTTCCATCGTCCGCCCTTAGCCAGAGAAGCAACTGCGACTTCAGGCCTAACCGCTGCAATAAATGCAGGAATTGATGAAGTTTTACTGCCGTGATGGGGAACGATCAAGATATCCGAATCTAGTTTTTCACCCTCCCTAACCAAGATCCATTCCGCGATAGATTCAATATCTCCCGCCAACAGCAGCGTTGTTGAACTCTCTTGGTGTTGGAGTTTAAACACACATGAGTGAGGGTTATAGGCTCTTCTGGTCAATTTGGGTGGCCATAATGACTCAATGATGATGTTTCCCCATTGCCAAGAACGCCCTACTACACACGGTTCAAAAGACTCCCCTGATTGACTAGTCAGTATCTTGCTTGGACTCCACTGCTGCTTAATTGCTTGCAAACCTCCCGAATGATCATTGTCGAAGTGGCTGATAGCCAGATAGTCTAGTCGGGTGATGCCCCTTGAGATCATTAATGGCGTCACAACCTGTTCAGCCATACTAGAGGTTTGCCAAGCGGCACCGGTATCGTAAACAAGTGCCCTATTCTGTTGCTGAACAAGGATAGATAAGCCATGACCAACATCTAGTACCACAATTTGCCACAATGGCGAGTCCCGCCACTCTACTAGGCTTAGGCCTGTACTAAGCATCAGCAAGGTAATGATTCGCCTCGATAGCAAGCGACTTATCGTCAGCGCTGCTAAGATGCAAAGAAGCCATAACTGTGTTTGTCTCGAAACATCAAACCAAGTCCAGAGAGAATATTCCATCGCCCAATTCACTGGCTCTAAACTAAGCTCTAGCAACTCCCAAGGGAATTCAAACCAAGGAAATATAAGGTGGCTAGCAAAGGAGAAAAAGACGAGCGGTATGACTA encodes:
- the lpxK gene encoding tetraacyldisaccharide 4'-kinase; translation: MIEKIWFENHPLKYLLWPLLWPLSVLFGLISRSRRNKYQTGKSVSYRASVPVIVVGNITAGGNGKTPVVIWLVEQLQALGYKPGVVSRGYGAKAPHYPLLVDNETSTKHCGDEPKLIFKRTSAPVAVSPVRSEAVKALLPLGVDIVITDDGLQHYALQRDIEIVVVDGVRRFGSESLIPLGPLRESTKRLTEVDFIITNGGQALQNEAAMVLKPTQAVNMKTGQRSSVTELKDNLVAMAGIGHPPRFFKTLEQLGAKPSYQQGFADHKDFELSDLEALAAKGEHLIMTEKDAVKCAQYAKENWWYLPVSAEFEAADKARILNKIKEVKEQYGSSSA
- the msbA gene encoding lipid A ABC transporter ATP-binding protein/permease MsbA — translated: MSLNQDETTWQTFQRLWIYIRQYKAGLAVAVVALIINAAADTYMMSLVKPLLDEGFGDAESNFLRILPFIIFGMMVVRGLSGFVSTYCLSWVSGNVVMEMRRSIFNQFMHMPVSYFDKESAGGLLSRITYDSEQVAGATSRALVSIVREGASIIGLLILMFWNSWQLSLVLIVVAPIVAWGIGFVSKRFRKISKNMQETMGHVTSSAEQMLKGHKVVLSYGGQHVESERFDSVSNQMRQQSMKMVAAQAIANPVIQVIASIALVVVLFLASVDSIRSELTPGTFTVVFSAMFALMRPLKALTNVTSDFQRGMAASQTLFALMDLETEQDNGKYQTEKVRGDIEVKEVTFTYEGKEKPALNNVSFKIPKGKTIALVGRSGSGKSTIANLFTRFYDVDAGNICLDEHDIRDYTLSNLRSHFALVSQNVHLFNDTIANNIAYAATEQYSREQIEEAARLAYAMDFIEKMDDGLDTVIGENGASLSGGQRQRIAIARALLRDAPVLILDEATSALDTESEKAIQSALDELQKNKTVLVIAHRLSTIENADEILVVDEGEIVERGNHSELIEKDGAYAQLHRIQFGA